The Oscillatoria salina IIICB1 genome includes a window with the following:
- a CDS encoding DUF6717 family protein: protein MPNAMMVIVPYRYENTWVFDDEEVGLIREPFVSGIPQMIDCLVRDIPQTEKGFRLLFSATPFPGYQAELTWLREEYDGNWYFWQSENLEGWLCPALFKYFSEAPAKIYCQAQALNS, encoded by the coding sequence ATGCCTAACGCTATGATGGTAATTGTTCCTTATCGCTACGAAAATACTTGGGTGTTTGACGATGAGGAAGTTGGATTAATCAGAGAACCATTTGTTAGCGGTATTCCTCAAATGATTGACTGTTTAGTTCGAGATATTCCCCAAACAGAAAAAGGTTTTCGGTTGTTATTTTCTGCAACTCCTTTTCCGGGCTATCAAGCAGAACTAACTTGGCTAAGAGAAGAGTATGACGGAAATTGGTATTTTTGGCAATCTGAAAATTTAGAAGGATGGTTATGTCCAGCTTTATTTAAATATTTTAGCGAAGCTCCTGCTAAAATATACTGTCAAGCTCAAGCTCTTAATTCTTAA